A region of Chloracidobacterium sp. DNA encodes the following proteins:
- a CDS encoding VCBS repeat-containing protein, giving the protein MKQSEMSFIKFDRKAILLLGVVVSLGFFGIVASHSSATGSSFATWVDYATGQAPFSVVVADFNGDGQLDLAVANHDGNTVSILLGIGHGTFVPNVDYPTGTGPFSVALGDFNGDGNLDLAVANQTSNNVSILLGTGTGTFTPKVDYPAGANSVSVAVGDFNGDGKSDLAVANYNSDNVSILLGTGTGTFAPKVDYATGHTPLSVTVGDFNGDGKPDLVVTAYYSVSVLLGADGGTFSPKIDYNFPPGYDIEYLAVRDLNGDGKLDLAVATGQTVAILLGTGGGTFTGEVDYPTAGATGVAIGDFDGDGNPDLAIGSRSDPNVSVLPGNGDGTFGAFVFYRVNFNPRSIAVGDFNDDGKPDLVSTAQFTNTVSVLLNTAIFPSPTPATYCGEITGRISDSGGSLSQALVQACDSNNLCAFNSSTDAAGNYRILGLPPNTSFDLTVNPPSYSTDLPAQLSGRSVQSCDTPLVGQNAVLVTPGPPPPGTDIQPSYGEIPVVYQGSPLLLSTTQASGGSASYTIGRGGSIFSSGPMPESPNGFYSHIVPPLAPAHGPAAVTITIIYLDNTVIHVTFDIYIDPSGVVQNTMGQPIQGATVTLYRSDIQIGAYAQVADGNAVMSPANRHNPDMTNADGKFGWDVLAGYYKVRAQKSGCNAPGNPSQPFVETAALPIPPPVTDLVLTLECAVAASPTPTATSTPQPAINGTVTYGNAIGNPNPRFVSNVFISGSGSSAVSTTTTPPGVGAGTYLLSGFGAGAYTVTPTKSTGQNSITSFDAAKIAEHVAGTSLLTGNQLVVADVTGNGQIQSFDAARIAQYVAGNSQTSQTGTWKFFTIPNVPFPAGTTPMSRTYPSVTSNLTGEDYTGLLMGEVSGNWNNTGARLLGRKSAPVGSQRAARTIDITAPQFISRTDNEVVIPIFVRGIADKSVISYEFDLRYDPEVIQPLANPLDVAETVSRGLSAVTNAAEPGRLRVVMYGGYPIDGNGLLLNLRFTAVGAAGSVSPLIWDRIMFNEGDPDTVAIDGQVELSASAPPFRRLAKGGSPPWDRVDKRLVHVN; this is encoded by the coding sequence GTGAAACAATCCGAAATGTCATTTATTAAATTTGATCGTAAAGCAATTTTACTGCTTGGTGTAGTAGTGAGTTTAGGTTTTTTTGGTATCGTCGCATCGCACAGTTCGGCGACCGGCTCTTCTTTCGCAACCTGGGTTGATTACGCGACCGGCCAGGCTCCCTTCTCGGTGGTAGTCGCAGATTTTAATGGCGACGGCCAGCTCGATCTTGCGGTTGCAAATCACGACGGCAACACCGTCAGTATTCTGCTTGGCATAGGCCACGGGACATTCGTTCCTAATGTTGACTACCCGACCGGCACGGGCCCTTTTTCAGTGGCCCTCGGAGATTTTAATGGCGACGGCAATCTCGATCTTGCGGTTGCAAATCAAACCAGCAACAACGTCAGCATTCTGCTTGGCACAGGCACAGGCACATTTACCCCTAAGGTTGATTACCCGGCCGGCGCAAATTCAGTGTCAGTTGCAGTCGGAGACTTTAATGGCGACGGCAAGTCTGATCTTGCGGTTGCGAATTATAACAGCGATAATGTGAGCATCCTGCTTGGCACAGGCACGGGCACATTTGCCCCTAAGGTTGATTACGCGACCGGTCATACGCCGCTTTCAGTGACCGTCGGAGATTTTAATGGCGACGGGAAGCCTGACCTTGTGGTCACTGCTTATTATAGTGTGAGCGTCCTGCTTGGAGCAGACGGCGGAACATTTTCCCCTAAGATCGATTACAACTTTCCGCCGGGGTACGACATAGAATATTTGGCGGTCCGAGATCTTAATGGTGACGGCAAGCTCGATCTTGCCGTGGCTACCGGTCAAACTGTGGCCATCCTGCTGGGCACCGGCGGCGGCACATTTACCGGCGAGGTTGACTACCCGACCGCAGGCGCCACTGGAGTGGCAATCGGTGACTTTGATGGCGACGGTAATCCGGATCTCGCGATCGGGTCTCGCAGCGACCCTAATGTTAGCGTCTTGCCGGGCAACGGCGACGGAACATTTGGTGCCTTCGTTTTTTACCGGGTTAACTTTAATCCCCGTTCGATTGCCGTCGGAGACTTTAATGACGACGGTAAGCCGGATCTCGTGTCTACGGCCCAATTCACCAACACTGTAAGCGTCCTGCTTAATACAGCGATCTTCCCCTCGCCGACGCCGGCTACTTACTGCGGCGAGATCACCGGCCGCATTTCAGACTCGGGCGGCTCTCTGTCACAGGCGCTGGTGCAGGCGTGCGACTCGAATAATCTATGTGCGTTCAATTCGTCGACCGATGCGGCGGGCAACTATCGCATCCTCGGCCTGCCGCCGAATACCTCGTTCGACCTGACGGTCAATCCACCTTCATATTCGACCGATCTGCCCGCCCAACTGTCGGGACGCAGCGTGCAAAGCTGTGACACCCCGCTGGTTGGCCAAAATGCAGTGCTGGTAACGCCCGGACCTCCGCCGCCGGGCACCGATATTCAGCCAAGCTATGGCGAAATACCCGTTGTTTACCAGGGCAGCCCGCTTTTGCTTTCGACGACTCAGGCATCAGGCGGAAGCGCGTCCTATACGATAGGACGCGGAGGCTCGATCTTTTCTAGTGGTCCAATGCCCGAATCGCCTAACGGATTTTACTCGCACATTGTGCCGCCGCTTGCTCCGGCGCACGGACCGGCAGCCGTGACCATCACCATCATATATTTGGATAACACAGTTATACATGTGACATTCGATATCTACATCGATCCGAGCGGCGTTGTGCAGAACACGATGGGCCAGCCTATCCAGGGGGCGACCGTTACTCTTTACCGTTCCGATATCCAGATAGGAGCGTATGCGCAGGTGGCCGACGGCAATGCCGTAATGTCACCAGCAAACCGGCACAATCCCGACATGACGAACGCGGACGGCAAATTCGGCTGGGATGTGCTCGCCGGCTATTACAAAGTACGGGCCCAGAAAAGTGGCTGCAACGCACCAGGCAATCCATCGCAGCCATTTGTCGAGACCGCAGCACTACCAATTCCGCCGCCGGTCACCGATCTCGTGCTAACGCTTGAATGCGCGGTCGCCGCCAGTCCTACACCGACCGCGACATCAACACCTCAACCAGCGATCAACGGTACCGTTACATACGGCAACGCGATCGGCAATCCGAACCCCCGTTTTGTTTCAAATGTGTTTATAAGTGGCTCGGGCTCCTCTGCGGTTTCCACTACGACGACACCTCCGGGAGTTGGTGCCGGAACTTATCTTCTCAGCGGATTTGGAGCGGGTGCTTACACTGTGACACCGACCAAGTCGACGGGCCAAAACAGCATAACCTCTTTCGATGCCGCTAAGATCGCGGAGCATGTCGCCGGGACCAGTCTTTTGACCGGTAACCAGTTGGTAGTGGCCGATGTCACCGGCAATGGCCAGATACAATCGTTCGATGCGGCCCGGATTGCTCAATACGTCGCTGGAAACTCACAAACGTCGCAGACTGGAACCTGGAAATTTTTTACGATTCCCAATGTTCCGTTCCCGGCAGGAACAACTCCCATGAGCAGGACATACCCTTCCGTGACAAGCAATCTCACGGGTGAAGACTACACGGGTCTTTTGATGGGCGAAGTTTCCGGCAATTGGAATAATACCGGAGCCAGACTGCTTGGCCGTAAGTCGGCTCCTGTTGGGAGCCAGCGGGCAGCGAGGACCATTGATATAACCGCTCCGCAATTTATATCACGGACCGATAACGAGGTTGTTATTCCCATCTTTGTGCGAGGAATCGCGGATAAGAGCGTTATATCTTATGAATTCGACCTTAGGTATGATCCGGAGGTGATACAGCCCCTTGCTAATCCATTAGATGTAGCGGAAACAGTGAGCCGTGGGCTATCTGCTGTTACAAATGCTGCAGAACCAGGACGTCTGAGAGTCGTAATGTACGGCGGCTATCCGATAGACGGTAATGGCCTGCTTCTGAACCTCAGATTTACGGCAGTCGGAGCAGCCGGCTCGGTCTCACCGCTGATTTGGGATCGGATAATGTTCAACGAAGGCGATCCAGACACAGTGGCAATCGATGGTCAGGTTGAACTCTCCGCATCGGCACCACCATTCCGCAGATTAGCAAAGGGCGGCTCACCACCATGGGATCGGGTGGATAAAAGGCTCGTGCACGTTAATTGA
- a CDS encoding sigma-70 family RNA polymerase sigma factor: protein MTKADPVEITRILQEWNSGSEDARERLLKYVYDELKRRARYLMSMERSDHTLQPTALVHETYLKLTDVERIAWRDRSHFYAFASQLMRHILVDHARRHAAVKRGSTPVLLSTEDIDIPLEERAGSILAIDEVLDRLAKIDARKAKIVEMRFFGGMTNEEIAKALEIGGRTVSREWQAARIWLAREFKRE, encoded by the coding sequence ATGACCAAAGCCGATCCGGTAGAGATCACTCGGATATTGCAGGAATGGAACAGCGGCAGCGAGGACGCGCGCGAAAGGCTGCTGAAATATGTTTATGACGAATTGAAACGCCGTGCCCGTTACCTGATGTCTATGGAACGCTCTGACCACACGCTCCAGCCGACGGCGCTTGTCCACGAGACGTATTTGAAGCTGACCGACGTTGAGAGGATCGCGTGGCGTGACCGTTCGCATTTTTATGCGTTTGCGTCGCAATTGATGCGACATATCCTCGTCGATCACGCTCGCAGACACGCCGCTGTTAAACGTGGCAGCACTCCGGTGCTCTTATCGACCGAGGATATCGACATTCCGCTTGAGGAACGCGCAGGTTCGATACTTGCGATCGACGAGGTTTTAGACCGTCTGGCCAAGATCGACGCTCGAAAGGCGAAGATCGTCGAAATGCGTTTCTTTGGCGGCATGACAAATGAAGAGATCGCCAAGGCACTCGAGATCGGCGGACGTACCGTTAGCCGCGAATGGCAGGCTGCGCGGATATGGCTTGCACGCGAATTTAAGCGTGAGTGA
- a CDS encoding serine/threonine protein kinase produces MSIHSIQGNKWEEINALFMTALSLGPQERLSFLGKQHVSSEVIKEVESLLAFEDDAEEILQTSAIEFSRDFFDVEAEMPSTMAGQEIGAYRIISELGVGGMGAVYLAERRDGKFDQKVAIKLLKREFNAGKVREAFRREIEIQSKLVHPNVAAMHDTGTTGDGIPYIVMEYVDGLPIDKYCYEKNLGLNGRLKIFNKACEAVAFAHHNLIIHRDLKPSNIIVTPEGNPKLLDFGISKLMGAVENVHITTLFGAMTPEYASPEQVAGAQVTTATDVYSLGVILFKLLTGSFPYKVKGKRSGDMLKEIPDSYPTLPSEAASFSPSPLPPFSPSRLKGDIDNVILKALNKEPEERYRTVEQFAEDIWRYIDGVPVAARPATLAYRFKKFYGRNRITVLAGALIFVSIITGSFVAVWQANAAVMESDRAKSEQAKSEKISKFMAKMISYANAAWYGEGAKFGGDARVIDALLDMSDKIDAEFADEPDIAAEVHHKFGEALGWAHPSGMDKEFANLLQKKQQYHLMRALELRVQYYGEWHELVAKDLFYCYGSIGQNDADRAALLDRALNMMRDTNPNNLNFPYMIEAYTSRLMLPNTPETHDVYRQAVTPPTDENKYEIAERYLRESLPIFRLHYKEDNVAIFGAECKLAYTLAMQEKWADFDEHYNLCKKGAPINQRLLPALELIDKKLAEFGRQR; encoded by the coding sequence ATGTCTATCCATTCGATTCAGGGTAATAAATGGGAAGAGATAAACGCGTTGTTCATGACGGCGCTCAGTCTCGGTCCGCAGGAGCGGCTTTCGTTTCTTGGTAAACAGCACGTCAGTTCGGAGGTTATAAAGGAGGTCGAATCGCTGCTTGCCTTTGAGGACGATGCCGAAGAAATACTACAAACTTCAGCTATCGAGTTTTCGAGAGATTTCTTTGATGTCGAAGCGGAGATGCCTTCCACGATGGCGGGGCAGGAGATCGGAGCCTATCGGATCATCTCGGAACTTGGCGTTGGCGGAATGGGTGCCGTTTACCTTGCCGAGCGACGTGACGGCAAATTCGACCAGAAAGTAGCGATAAAGTTGCTAAAACGTGAGTTCAATGCAGGAAAGGTGCGCGAAGCCTTCCGTCGTGAGATCGAGATACAGTCAAAACTCGTCCACCCAAATGTCGCCGCGATGCACGATACCGGCACGACCGGCGACGGCATTCCATACATCGTGATGGAATATGTCGATGGATTGCCGATCGATAAATACTGCTATGAGAAAAATCTAGGTCTTAATGGGCGTCTCAAAATTTTCAACAAGGCGTGCGAAGCCGTCGCGTTTGCCCATCATAATCTGATAATCCACCGCGACCTGAAACCGTCGAATATAATCGTCACCCCCGAAGGAAATCCAAAGCTCCTCGATTTCGGTATATCGAAATTGATGGGCGCTGTCGAAAACGTTCATATAACGACTTTGTTCGGTGCAATGACACCCGAATACGCCAGCCCCGAACAGGTCGCCGGCGCACAGGTGACAACCGCAACAGACGTTTACAGCCTCGGCGTCATTCTGTTCAAACTGCTCACCGGTTCATTTCCGTATAAGGTAAAAGGCAAGCGAAGCGGTGATATGTTGAAAGAGATCCCCGATTCCTACCCGACACTGCCAAGCGAAGCGGCTTCTTTCTCCCCTTCTCCTCTTCCCCCTTTCTCACCTTCTCGTCTAAAGGGCGATATCGATAACGTGATACTTAAAGCTCTCAATAAAGAGCCAGAGGAGCGATATCGAACCGTAGAACAGTTTGCCGAGGACATCTGGCGTTACATCGATGGCGTTCCGGTCGCGGCACGTCCCGCGACGCTGGCCTACCGGTTCAAGAAGTTCTATGGTCGCAATCGTATTACGGTGCTCGCAGGGGCTTTGATATTTGTAAGCATAATCACAGGTTCCTTCGTCGCTGTGTGGCAGGCGAATGCCGCCGTTATGGAATCCGACCGCGCCAAATCAGAACAGGCAAAATCCGAAAAGATCAGCAAGTTCATGGCAAAGATGATCTCGTATGCAAACGCAGCCTGGTATGGCGAGGGAGCAAAATTTGGCGGCGATGCGCGCGTTATAGATGCCCTGCTCGACATGAGCGACAAGATCGACGCCGAATTTGCGGACGAGCCCGACATTGCCGCCGAAGTGCATCACAAATTCGGTGAGGCGCTCGGTTGGGCGCATCCGAGCGGGATGGACAAAGAGTTTGCCAATCTCTTACAGAAAAAACAGCAATATCACCTTATGCGGGCTCTTGAACTGCGCGTTCAGTATTACGGCGAATGGCATGAGCTCGTCGCCAAAGACCTCTTTTACTGTTACGGCTCGATCGGACAAAATGATGCAGACAGAGCCGCCCTGCTCGACCGCGCGCTCAACATGATGCGTGATACGAATCCCAATAATCTTAACTTTCCGTACATGATCGAGGCCTACACCTCAAGACTGATGCTGCCAAATACGCCGGAAACTCATGACGTCTATAGACAAGCCGTAACTCCCCCGACCGATGAAAACAAATATGAGATCGCCGAAAGATATCTGCGCGAATCGCTGCCGATTTTTCGTCTGCATTATAAGGAAGACAATGTTGCGATTTTTGGCGCCGAATGCAAACTCGCCTACACACTGGCAATGCAGGAAAAATGGGCTGATTTTGACGAACACTATAATTTATGCAAAAAGGGAGCACCTATAAACCAACGTCTGCTCCCAGCACTGGAGCTGATCGATAAGAAACTCGCCGAGTTTGGAAGGCAAAGATAA